The sequence TTTGCTCTGGTTTGCAGTCAGAATCTCTTCTACATCACTGGAAATCTTCAGGAAAGATCTGTCACAGCCATTTCAGTTAGTGGAGCAGGGCAGTGCATAGGAGGAAAGACTCAGAAGAGAGTTAACACCTGAATTGCTATAAAAAGCTCTTCAAAGTGTATTCTGAACAAAGTTGTTAAACAAGCACCCTACAGACTCCTTAAGGCCCAGCACCCCTAAACGTCACCCACAAAAAGTGCACTTTCCCTCATACTGAGGGGGAAATGGGGATATGAAACTGGGCAAATAGCTTATTATGTTGCTCTTGAATTTAACTCATAATTTCCACCTGGTCGAGGAAGATCTCTTGttgcatttaattttctaaataGAAGACACACAGACAATTTTGTGATGGGAAGATTTAAATCTATTTCCTGCTACTGAGGAAGTTCCCCAAAGGGAAAATACTGTAACAGTTCCAGTTTAACAGTGAGCCTTCACCCTTCATAATGTGCTTCCTTTCTaccaggagaagaaaacagaagccaGGTGTCAAGCTCCCCTTTGGCAGCTCACTTGGTCCCACAAAGATAGGTTAAGGGGAGTCCTGATCACGTTGAGTTTGGTTGTATATGTTTATAGTTTCTtcacttttcactttctctAGAGGATAAAATTCCCCCTAAAGTAACATGACATGCAAGTTCTCTTGCCATTTGCCTCAAGAGGGAAAGTCACTGGAGATATAAAGTGAGAATAATTAGTCCCTTTATCACTATCAGATATCCTGAAAACCCCATTACTGAGGGCTGTGCTATTTCTAGAGAAAAAGAACTGCCACTGACATTGCCTTCTCTTCACACACTCCGGTGCTATCCGGAGCTGGAAAAGACAACTGATTAATACCCGATAAATACTGATTTCTGCTAATCCATTTTATCAGCACTGTGTCCCAGCCTAGCAGCGTGACAGGACCCTTCATTTCTGGACCAGAGGAGACACCAGCCATGGGGTCACAGCTCTCCCACAGTCCAAACAGCGACTCAGCAGATGGATGTCAGAACCTCCAGGAGAAATTAAACATGCTCTGCTGTAGCTGTCCAGCTTTATAACACAAGTAGTTTATAGTTAAGGAATGTCTCATTCAATTACATTCCCACTTATGCCAGGCAAACTCCTCCAGGTTCCCCAACCCAGTCATCTTTGGCCCAGGACTGCATCAGATGAGCAAGTCCCCAGGCTGCCCTGCCATCACGAACTGAATCAATACTGACACACACTGTGCTGAGCCTCCATGGGAAAACAGCTGTGCTACAGCAGCACTGTCCTGCAGCCAACCAGGTTAGTGAACCCAGACACTTTGTTCATATATTTTGCTTTAAGGTTTAGCAATAAGAATTCAAATCCAGCCAACTACCCATGGGATGGCTTTcagctttcctcttctccatatGCCTGTAACACAGGCCCCTCCCAAACTTAAAAGGAAATCCATATCTCCTCTATGAGCAAGTGCTTCAGATATCCTGTTCATCTCAGCACTTCAGAAGCTTCTCAGCATATGTGCAGATAAGCCTTTTTGGAGGACAGTTAGTACAAAATGCAGAGGCATCAGCAGTAACACTGCAGCACCTACTGCACCATGCCACATCCTGACCACACAAAAACTGTCTGCAAGATAACGAAAAGTCAGCTCTGCCCTAGAGCATTCCAAAATTAAGAGTGTCTTTTTATCTGTATGTTCTGCCCCACATCCAGTCTGTCTAAATCAGAGAGCAGCTCAAAGCagcagtatttaaaaaagaaaaaaaaaaaagctgtttggaGGATTCATTCTAACATCTGGAGGTAGAGGTCCGACCCCTCCCTTGATTGCACTTCTTGCTCACGGTAGGTGCTCGGAGTATTAATTGGAAAAGAAGTTTCCATCCGGAGGTGACAATGGTGGAGTTGGCATATTGCTAGATCCCACGAAGAGGCAGCTCAACTTCGGCTTCAGTTCATTCCAAACTTTACTCATCTGTGAGTAGAAAGGGAGAGGACACAAGCAGGAGAATGAGGTAAGGTGGGAATTCACCACTCTGTGTTTTAGCAGGAGTTTCAAAATACCCAAACAGCACAACACAAGTTTGATAGAGCACTTTGGAGAAGTCCAGCGTACCCAGACCTTTTCTTTTAGATGGTGCTATAATGACTGAACAGAAATCTTTCTTCAAAAAGGGTTACAGGCTGGCCTTGATCCTCACCCCTCACTGAAAATACCTTAGGTGACTTTTTAATAAGTTATGAAAAATCCCATCTGAATTGATCATTAGAGGAGGAAGACccacaggagaaaacaaatcagttcaaaattttcattgttgttttggGAAAAAGGGCATAGGTCAAGAGAACTCACCTCTTTGTGACCCTGGATCTGGGAATTGACAAAGGCCCCCAAGATGTGAGATGTGAGAGGCAGATAGATATGGATGAGCTGTGTCTCCTGATGCAGGCAATACAAAGAGAAGTAATTCCGAAGCTCCATAGTTAGGATGGCATTTTCTTgctgaaagagaaggaattcagtgaaaCGCAATGCCAGGAAGAGAGTGCCAAGGAGATCCATTtgcagcaggagaaaacagtATTCCTCACCAACTGGCAATTCAAACACACAGCAGGAACCTAAAAAGGCAGCGCCTGTGCTCACGTGGTATGACAGCAACTGCACTTTCCATCACACAGAATATTGCTTTCCTCATCTGAAAATGTCATGTTGCCAGAGAACCAGTAATAAATACTGGTAAataactgaggaaaacaaatgcGTTATCCTTGTAGCACAGCAGATAGCTCAAATTACTCAGTGCTAAGAGCTCAAGAGCTAATGGCTCTTTGCAGATATGACTGAACTGCACCACTCTCTGCTTTCCCCATGCATCTGCACTACCTCCACAATTCGAGATTCCAGTTGCTCCACTGATTCTGGTTCTTTGTTCTGCACAGTGGCACTCATCATCTGCTTCTTCATCATGCTGTACTTATGCAATGCTCGCTGGTGCTTGTGCAGTACCCCCTTCTCATGTCTTTCACACAGGTCCTTTatagaggaaaagaagcaaataaaaagtaGGTACTGAATGGAAGCAGGGCATGGTGCTAAGGAACAGCAAGCAGGCAAGCCATTTACATCAGGAACACAAAGACACTGTCATGCTTTACGCTATTTCTATGCtgcagatatttatttatttttttccttcttaggaGGGTAAAAGTGTTAGCTAAGAATTCAAGAAACAGAAGTGCCACTTAAGCTCAGTGGCACAGGCCCAAGCAAACCGGAACATCACTTTGGCCAACATTTTGGATCTTATCAGACCACTTATCTTCCATGACCTTCTCAATATTAAGTGCTGGCAATTAACTGTAGTAATAGCTTCCCAGCACCCTTCTATTTCAGTCCCAGCATGGGAACGTCAGGAGAGGCTGCCAAGTACAGTTTCACTAGGTGCTTCTAAAAGAAGTGCCTTTGACTGAGAGATTGATAtcaaaaaaattcttttgtttgtaGCCGAGCTCACAAATCGTCTCCACTGACAAAACATCTCATTCACTGGTTTGACTCAAAAGCAGTCAAATCTGGAAAAAGGTTGGCTGACCCACGCAATTGAAGCGGTCAGATTTCTGAACTCCTCCCAGATGTGTTTGCCATTTGGCAACATCTCATCACAAGAATAGCTGATCAGTAAGGCTGTGCAGCTAACTAGGGCTAACAGCCACTCCCATCCCTCTGCCACATCCCCTCTATGCCTCCAAACTGCCCTTTTCCACCTCATTGGCATCACACCCTCTGGAGAGCACAAGCTTGCTCTAAACAACTTTTTCACTGgcagaagaacagcaaagctCACTTTATAGGACTGGAGTAAATCCAGGAAAAGGTTCAGCTTCTCCACCACATCATTCTCTTCCTGTTTACCCtagaaagcaaggaaaaagtACATTTTACGTAAGCCTAGCAAGCACCAACATCACTGTTCTTCAAATCCTTACCCCATGCAGGCCCTCCACAGTACTCCCTAGGGCATATCAGTGCTTACACAACTGCATCAAAAACCTTTCACACGTAACAGTAGTGCTCAGCCTCCAGCATGCAGAACAAAAACCTGAACTGGAGTGAGAACAGCTATTCCAACTGACTGATTATTATAACCAGAGCAGTTAGTTTCCCAGCACTGTGTGCCAGACCTTTCAACTCTCTCTGCcttaacatttgtttttgtagaCTCCTCCACTTTTTGACTTTCCTTCTTATAAGATAATTATTCCATTAAATCTATAAATACCTACATATTTCCCATAATAGTTCATGCATCAAAAAGCATAAATGAGACACCAAATTtatgacaactttttttttttcctcttttactAAATATTGCCTTTTCTTCCCATATCAGTAGAGCTCTCTGGAACAGACTCTGGAGAAAAAGAGCTGGTCTGACTGATCTATAAAAGCATGCTGAGTATTTTAACACATTGAGATGAGAAGACAAGACTATTACTTTTGCTTTCCAGACTGCCACATTGTTCTGTCATTATCACATTGCACATTCACACAGGGCACTTCTGTCTGCATGATTCTCGTGTACTGTCTAAGtaacaaaaacatcaaaatttGATTCAGAAGTCCTGGATTCTCTGCAGCAGGTAAACAACACAGAGCACAGGCCTTTTGGACTGTTCAGTACAGCAACACAACTGCACTTGTCCAATAACCacctaaaaggaaaaaagaaagcaggcttttccctcctttccttttccccattATTCTTTCCCCATTCAAACAGTCCAGCTCTTTCTTTCACTCCTCAACAAGCAGGCTGGTGGCTGAGGATGCAAACTTGGATTACAATCTCccttttaactttttaaatatctaCACCTGTAGAGCTCACGattcaaaatgaaacataaGAAAGCAATGCACCTTCCTCATTAtacaaaaagcaacacagaaaaaaaacaaactcaccTGCTGCACAGCCTTATCTGCCAGAAGTGCAAATTCAACAGACAGACCCTTCAAGGCCTGTTTCAAAGTCCCCCACGTGTTATTATTCAAAGCAGCCCAGGAAGGAAGAGGTGTAGTGTCTGAGCCCAAAGCACTAGGAGAACAGAATTAATGATTAAGTTTAGGAAACAAACTCCACTTGGTAGGTGCACAAGtttgcagaaagcagctcagaATTTCAAAGAGCTCACAGCACAGAGGTACTCCTGCACAGTCACAAACACATTGCCAAATATATTCTGGGAGGAGACACAATATAATCAGTACCTGAGTATCAAAGTATTGCTATTTATCTCTGTTGGTCTATGGAATGCAGCACAggttttcctatttttcagttAGGAAAACTTGATTAGGGCATAGAGCATGCATTCAAACACACATTCTTACTAGACCACTTGCAAGTAAACCTCACAACAGCTTTCAGTCCCAAAGCTCAAAAAGTTCTTCTTTCAACCAACCTACCTTAGTTCCTTCCCAAATATGAGGAGATCTGAGGCATTATCAATGGCTCGAGATGCTATCCTCTCTGCACGGTCCCGGAGCTTGTAGAAGCTGTTATAAATATTCCGGATGAGCTCCCTGCTGGCAGCAAACTGGGCCTGTATGTCAGCTGGGAGGAAGTCCTGAAGAAGCACAAGAAGGTTACTAGTGGATACATGAGAGGCATATTCACATATCACAACCGTAGGTGCACCAGACAGTTAGGAGAGAGACAAACATCTCTGGCACTCTCTCCCTCCATGCTGTGACAACCCTGAAGAGATCAGTTTTATAATTTAGATATGCGTGTCAGATGTCACACAAACACCCCCAAATCTCAGAGGCAGAAAGAGGTTCAAATGCAGGTACCAAAATGCACAACTCTACTACACAGAGCAGGAACTGGGAGGTTTTTCCAGTTCAAAGATTCTGATCAAAAGCTACTAATAGCTGCCAGCACTGCTAAGGTGAGCACGTACCGAGAGTTCAAATAAGTTCTTTCTGACCTGTGCATCACCAGTAGAGCCTCAATTAAGCTTCAATTGCAAAACCTTCTGCTAGCAGTACCCGAACAACCACTTCAAAATTGCTCAATGAACAGCAAATGTATACTTAAAAGTTCACCACAGCACTAATCACTGGGATAAAGAGATCAATGCAGAACTTCCACCTGACTTCTATAAAGCAATCCAAATTACTCTCCCACAGTGAGAAAGACAGAACAATGACTTGAACACAAGAAGACATCAGTCTAGATATTAGCTCTTAAATCATGTGGCCTGGTGATTTGTTTGTTGCAAGTACAAGTATTCACCAAAAATTGGGTTCTGAGCAGGATTTGTCGTCTCATGTTCACAACCCAGTGTTTAGGTAGAACTATCAGGCCTTCAGgctcaaatatttatttctgtttcctaaGAAATTAGGAGTTTGAAAGTCCTTCCAAATCTGGAAACAGCTCTCTCCTACCTAAGGACTCTATCACCAAACGCCAGAACTGATccacctggagaagagagacaTTTAAATCAGCATTAAATGAGGTAAGAAATGTGTATACATACCTTGGCCTGGGTGGCCAATCTGCAGGTCAGAAACTCATCTCCCATTCCCTGCACCAACTCTCTTAGTTTATTCTGTACGTCCTAAAGAAGACACAGTTCTTTCATGCTCACTTGATTCTAAGGAAAGTCAGCCTACACAGGACACTCATATCGTAATAGTAAGTCACGATTTATCAGATTGAGCTTTATTCAGGCTAAGTTTAGTTTGAGGGGAATTGCCATTAGTATCTCCTAATAACAGTtaccattttcaaaatattgcaTTCCTGGCATCAAATGAATTTACATTCCACTTCCCAGCTACAGAAATATCATATAATTattacagaattatagaatgcCTCAtgttggaagtgacctcaagTATCATCAAATTTCAACTCCCCTATCaccagcagggccaccaacacCCAGAcctggtactagaccaggctgcccagggccccatccagcctggtcttgaacacctccagggacggagcgtccacagcctctctggctgAGACAAAATGTTCCTCATCACAGAGAGCAACAACATGTAGGTCAAAAACAACTCTGGACTCTGCCCAGGAGAGCAGTGACAGGAAGGTGTGCAAACTCAGATTTATCACCAACAAATACTCACTGAGC comes from Meleagris gallopavo isolate NT-WF06-2002-E0010 breed Aviagen turkey brand Nicholas breeding stock chromosome 16, Turkey_5.1, whole genome shotgun sequence and encodes:
- the SNX8 gene encoding sorting nexin-8 yields the protein MGDEFLTCRLATQAKDFLPADIQAQFAASRELIRNIYNSFYKLRDRAERIASRAIDNASDLLIFGKELSALGSDTTPLPSWAALNNNTWGTLKQALKGLSVEFALLADKAVQQGKQEENDVVEKLNLFLDLLQSYKDLCERHEKGVLHKHQRALHKYSMMKKQMMSATVQNKEPESVEQLESRIVEQENAILTMELRNYFSLYCLHQETQLIHIYLPLTSHILGAFVNSQIQGHKEMSKVWNELKPKLSCLFVGSSNMPTPPLSPPDGNFFSN